In one Planktothrix tepida PCC 9214 genomic region, the following are encoded:
- a CDS encoding phycobilisome linker polypeptide, translating to MAITTAASRLGTTAFQEAPRVELRPDWSRDDAQQVIRAVYRQLLGNDYLMSSERLKSAESLLCDGSITVREFVRSVAKSELYKTKFFYPNFQTRVIELNYKHLLGRAPYDESEVIFHLDLYQNQGYDADIDSYIDSAEYLESFGENVVPYYRAFEVQRGQRTVGFTRIFRLYRGYANSDRSQLEGNASRLATELGSNSVSTIVGPSGGNEGWSYRASGQAVVPTTGFSTGGVLAQGRSYRVEVAGIRERRYPKVRRSSKSFIVAYEQLSPLLQEIQRQGGKVASVTPV from the coding sequence GTGGCTATTACAACAGCAGCATCTAGGCTCGGAACAACTGCGTTTCAAGAAGCGCCTCGTGTTGAACTGCGTCCAGATTGGAGCAGAGACGATGCCCAACAAGTCATTCGTGCGGTTTACCGCCAACTTTTGGGTAACGATTATTTAATGAGTTCTGAGCGCCTCAAAAGTGCTGAATCTCTGTTGTGTGATGGCAGCATCACTGTGCGGGAGTTTGTGCGCTCCGTTGCTAAATCGGAACTGTACAAAACCAAGTTTTTCTACCCGAATTTCCAAACCCGTGTAATTGAACTCAATTACAAACATTTATTGGGTCGTGCCCCCTATGATGAATCTGAAGTGATTTTTCACTTGGATTTATATCAAAATCAAGGTTATGACGCTGATATTGATTCTTATATTGATTCAGCCGAATATCTGGAAAGCTTTGGGGAAAATGTGGTTCCCTACTATCGCGCCTTTGAAGTTCAACGGGGACAAAGAACCGTTGGCTTTACTCGCATCTTCCGGTTGTATCGGGGTTATGCCAATAGCGATCGCTCTCAATTAGAAGGAAATGCCTCCCGTTTAGCCACAGAACTGGGTTCCAATAGTGTTTCTACCATTGTTGGCCCCTCCGGTGGTAACGAAGGTTGGTCTTATCGGGCTTCTGGACAAGCTGTGGTTCCAACCACTGGATTTAGTACCGGTGGTGTCTTAGCACAAGGCCGTAGTTATCGGGTGGAAGTGGCTGGAATTCGTGAACGTCGCTATCCGAAAGTTCGTCGGAGCAGCAAATCTTTTATTGTTGCTTACGAACAGTTATCTCCTTTACTTCAGGAAATTCAACGCCAAGGTGGGAAAGTAGCCAGCGTCACTCCTGTGTAG